Within Cellulophaga sp. L1A9, the genomic segment ATACCGCCTATTTTTATTGAGTAACACCAATGAAATTCATATAGATCACGCTATTGAATATATGGGAGCAGATCGGTTTAATAAATTCAAAGCCTGTTTTGAAAAATTTTACTTATCCCACGAAATAAATTTAAGAAAACCCAACAAAGATATTTACGAGTTTGTTTTATCAGAAAACAACCTTATCGCTAAGGAAACTTTTTTTGTTGATGATACCAAAGAGAATACAGACACTTCTTCTGCCTTAGGAATTAAAAGCTGGAATCTAATTGTAGGCAAAGAAGATATTACGCAATTAAAGAGCAAATTGTAAATGATAGACTTAATATTATGCATCCTCTTTTCTAGTTCACTCTTTGTGATCTTTAAACTTTATAGTACCTATAAAGTTCAAACGCTTTTTGCTATTATCACCAACTATTTTGTTGCGGCTACATTTTCAACTTTCTTTTACAAAGAATCTATAGATTTTACAACATTGCCCAGTAAAGATTGGTTTTTACCCACTATAAGCCTTGGCTTTTTGTTTATTTTAGTTTTCTATATTACGGCAAAAACATCACAACAAATTGGTGTTTCCGTAGCTTCTGTGTCTTCCAAAATGTCACTAGTTATTCCTGTACTTGCGGGTGTAATCTTGTATAAAGAAGAACTAGGAATCATAAAAATAGTTGGAATAATTTTAGCGCTCATTGCTGTATATTTTGCCTCCTTAAAAGACCGCACAATCACCGTCAAAACAGGAACGCTGGTACTGCCTTTACTTTTATTTCTAGGATCTGGATTCGTAGACACCAGTATCAAGTACATACAAGCTACGTACGTACCCAAACATGAATTCCCATTTTTTTGCACTGTAGTCTTTACATCAGCTGGAATTTTTGGCGTCCTGTTCATTTTAATAAGGTCATTTAAAGTACCACTAAAAATAAATTATCGAAATATTTTAGGCGGACTAGTTCTCGGCATTTTCAACTATTTAACCTTGCATTTTTTACTGCGGGCATTACAAAACGACTTTTCGGACAGCTCTTCTATTTTCACCATTAATAATGTGGCAACCGTATTATTTTCTACCCTTTTAGGTATTCTACTTTTTAAAGAAAAATTAATCCCTAAAAATTGGATTGGAATTGGATTGGCGGTAATCAGTATCATATTAGTAGCTTTGTTCTAATGGAAATAGCCTCAGACACCTACAAAACACTTTCTAAACCTTCAGAAGAAATTCTGTTTAAAGAGAAAAAGAGCAAATTTTTCGGCTATGCATTCCCCATACAATCAGAAGACGAGGTAAAACCACTATTAGAAGAAATAAAGAAAAAACATCATACGGCAGGTCATGTATGTTACGCCTGGCAATTAGGTATTAAAACTCAAAATTACAGAGCAAATGATGATGGCGAACCTAACAATTCTGCAGGAATGCCCATTTATGGCCAAATACAGTCATTTGAGGTCACCAATGTCCTTGTTGCAGTTGCTCGTATATTCGGAGGCACAAAACTTGGTGTAGGAGGCTTAATTAGCTCCTATAAAACTGGAGCCCAAATGGCTTTGGAATCTTCAAAAATTATAGAGAAAATTATTCAAGTACAGTTTGCGCTATTTTTTGAATATGCAGCTATGGATAAAGTAATGCGCATTATAAAGCAAGAACAACTATCCATCGTTTCTCAAAAGATGGAATTGGATTGCAAAATTGTTATTTCAGTTCGAAAAAATGACGAAGAAAAAATTCATGGGATTTTTTCAGAAATGCATACCATTAAAATCAAACCTGTTTCTTAACTGCATTTTGGTACGCAGAAATTTTCTCTAACAACTCTTCAGGACATCTCATCGGTTTATTTTTTTTAGCATCAATAAATGCCAAAACGGTATGAGCTTCGACCAACAACTCCTTTTTCTCGTTGAAAATCATATAGTCAAATTCTATCTTAACTGCCGGTAATTTTTTTATGTTTGTCACTACGGTTATAAGATCATCATATAAGGCAGATTTCTTGAAATTAACACTTAAAGAAATTACGGGTAAGATAATACCACTTTCCTC encodes:
- a CDS encoding HAD family phosphatase, whose product is MIKNIIFDFGDIFINLDKPAVFKALAKFGYTEITPELDEIFKAYEMGLMSSDDFKSKLNTIFPDATPQEIKDAWNSILLDFPEYRLEFLEQLASENKYRLFLLSNTNEIHIDHAIEYMGADRFNKFKACFEKFYLSHEINLRKPNKDIYEFVLSENNLIAKETFFVDDTKENTDTSSALGIKSWNLIVGKEDITQLKSKL
- a CDS encoding DMT family transporter codes for the protein MIDLILCILFSSSLFVIFKLYSTYKVQTLFAIITNYFVAATFSTFFYKESIDFTTLPSKDWFLPTISLGFLFILVFYITAKTSQQIGVSVASVSSKMSLVIPVLAGVILYKEELGIIKIVGIILALIAVYFASLKDRTITVKTGTLVLPLLLFLGSGFVDTSIKYIQATYVPKHEFPFFCTVVFTSAGIFGVLFILIRSFKVPLKINYRNILGGLVLGIFNYLTLHFLLRALQNDFSDSSSIFTINNVATVLFSTLLGILLFKEKLIPKNWIGIGLAVISIILVALF
- a CDS encoding YigZ family protein; the encoded protein is MEIASDTYKTLSKPSEEILFKEKKSKFFGYAFPIQSEDEVKPLLEEIKKKHHTAGHVCYAWQLGIKTQNYRANDDGEPNNSAGMPIYGQIQSFEVTNVLVAVARIFGGTKLGVGGLISSYKTGAQMALESSKIIEKIIQVQFALFFEYAAMDKVMRIIKQEQLSIVSQKMELDCKIVISVRKNDEEKIHGIFSEMHTIKIKPVS
- a CDS encoding thioesterase family protein, whose amino-acid sequence is MDINKISFRVRYGETDQMGVVYHGNYAQYLEMGRVEWLRGLGISYKALEESGIILPVISLSVNFKKSALYDDLITVVTNIKKLPAVKIEFDYMIFNEKKELLVEAHTVLAFIDAKKNKPMRCPEELLEKISAYQNAVKKQV